In Ruminiclostridium josui JCM 17888, the genomic window TAATAAATTGATCAAGGTCAGGGTGTATTTCCAAACCTATATCTTCTCCTACATTAATACACATAAGAGTAACCTGTAAATGCTCTCCTGTCCATAAAGCCAATCGAAAGTTATCATTTTCTTTAGCAGCCTTCTCAATATCAATAGTAAAGGGTTCAGGACCATAATCTTTTAATATTAAAGGGTTACTGCTTTTTGTTTGCTCCATATAAGGAAAATATTGATTTGGAGACTGATTCAAAAAGTCCGGTACATTTTCAAAGTAGGGAATTGGGTTCATGTTACCAGGATTATTCATTTGATTATTATAATTATATGGCTCTGGATATGGTTTAGATGTATTACGCACTTGATATCATTCCTTTCATAGTATTTATATTACTATCTTATGCCTTATGTAAACAGTATGTGAGCTAATAAATCATGGTAGTGTATTAGAAATATTTGAGATATTTTATTACACATAAAGCTAAATATAACATAGGTTTACATGCAAAGTAATATATGGTATAAAAGTGTTAGGACAAACATCTGCGCTCCATTTTTTTATAAAACTCTTATCTTGGTATGTAGCGAAAATGAGCTTATGAAGGTTACTTTCGCTGTATATAAATACAACATTTCTTTTAGGAGGAAAAAATGAAGAAAGTATTATCAATCATCTTAACCTTGGCATTGATGGTATCACTTGTTGCTTGTGGAAGCAGTACAGAAGACAAAAGTAATTCGACTTCCAGCACTTCTACAGGTGATTCAACCACTGAAAGCAGTGCGGCTGCTTCATCCTTTGGAGTAGGTATGGTAACTGATGTTGGCGGGATTAACGACCAGTCCTTTAACCAGTCTGCATGGGAAGGTCTTCAGCAGTTCAGTAAAGAAACAAATGCAACTATTTCCTACTTGGAATCAAAGCAGGAAAGCGATTACGGCACAAACCTGGACAAGATGGCTGACCAAAATAACAGTCTAATCTGGGGTATAGGCTATGCTATGGCGGATGCAATAAAGACCGCAGCGGCACAATACCCTGACAAGACCTATGCAATTGTTGACAACTCTTATGGGGATGAGACGCCTTCCAATGTTATAGGTGTTGTGTTCAAGGCACAGGAGCCATCCTTTCTAGTAGGATATGTTGCTGCTAAAACCACAAAAACAAACAAGGTTGGCTTTGTAGGAGGTATCAAGGGTGATGTAATCGAC contains:
- a CDS encoding BMP family lipoprotein, with the translated sequence MKKVLSIILTLALMVSLVACGSSTEDKSNSTSSTSTGDSTTESSAAASSFGVGMVTDVGGINDQSFNQSAWEGLQQFSKETNATISYLESKQESDYGTNLDKMADQNNSLIWGIGYAMADAIKTAAAQYPDKTYAIVDNSYGDETPSNVIGVVFKAQEPSFLVGYVAAKTTKTNKVGFVGGIKGDVIDQFEFGYRAGVAYASKELGKEITVNVQYANSFSDQAAGKAIASSMYTKGCDIVFHAAGGAGIGVIEAAKEANKFAIGVDRDQSHLAPNNILISAMKLVGKAMNLVSTQVKDGKELGGTTQVFGMKEGCVGIPENNPNVDQKVLSEAKAVEAKIIDESINVPYNQATFDDYIKTLK
- a CDS encoding cupin domain-containing protein, with amino-acid sequence MRNTSKPYPEPYNYNNQMNNPGNMNPIPYFENVPDFLNQSPNQYFPYMEQTKSSNPLILKDYGPEPFTIDIEKAAKENDNFRLALWTGEHLQVTLMCINVGEDIGLEIHPDLDQFIRIEEGKGIVKMGRSKTNPDFEANVQDGYAFIIPAGKWHNLINTGNKPLKLYSIYAPPQHPFGTVQKTKADAEAAEEMHNRFFY